From Sinorhizobium sp. RAC02, a single genomic window includes:
- the araD gene encoding L-arabinonate dehydratase, whose protein sequence is MSRKLRSQHWFGGLDKDAFIHRSWMKNNGLPDDVFDGRPVIGICNTFSELTPCNAHFRGLIEHIKAGVLEAGGLPVEFPVFSCGESNLRPTAMLFRNLASMDVEEAIRGNPIDGVVLMAGCDKTTPSLVMGAASCDLPSIVISGGPMLNGRFRGRTIGSGTDVWKFSEDVRAGVMSQKDFQAAESAMSRSPGHCMTMGTASTMASMVEALGLALPGNAAVPAVDAERARLARLTGRRIVGMVAEDLRLSKILTRAAFANAIRVNGAVGGSTNAVVHLLAIAGRTGTPLSLDDWDQFGRDVPTILNLMPSGRYLMEDFYYAGGLPVVMKEIADLLDLDALTVTGSSVGANIDGVENFNDDVILPRGRALTASGGIAVLRGNLAPSGAIVKPSAATPALMQHRGRAVVFETIDHYKARIDDSDLDIDESSIMVLKNCGPRGYPGMAEVGNMALPQKLLKKGVRDMVRISDARMSGTAFGTVVLHTAPEAAVGGPLALVRDGDFIELDVAGRRLHLDVDDAELARRKAEWVPPVPEMTRGYQGLYVDRVMQADTGADLDFLVGGSGHAVPRESH, encoded by the coding sequence ATGTCCCGGAAACTGCGGTCGCAGCACTGGTTTGGCGGGCTGGACAAGGATGCGTTCATTCACCGGAGCTGGATGAAGAACAACGGACTGCCGGACGACGTTTTCGACGGGCGCCCGGTCATCGGCATCTGCAACACCTTCTCCGAACTGACACCCTGCAACGCGCATTTCCGCGGCCTTATCGAACATATCAAGGCGGGCGTGCTGGAGGCGGGCGGCCTGCCGGTGGAGTTCCCGGTCTTCTCCTGCGGTGAATCGAACCTGCGCCCGACCGCCATGCTCTTCCGCAATCTTGCCTCCATGGATGTCGAGGAGGCGATCCGCGGCAATCCCATCGACGGCGTCGTGCTGATGGCGGGTTGCGATAAGACCACGCCGTCGCTCGTCATGGGCGCGGCCTCCTGCGACCTGCCCTCCATCGTCATTTCCGGCGGACCGATGCTGAACGGCCGTTTCCGCGGTCGCACCATCGGTTCGGGCACGGATGTCTGGAAGTTCTCCGAGGATGTGCGCGCCGGCGTGATGTCGCAGAAGGATTTCCAGGCAGCCGAAAGTGCCATGTCGCGTTCGCCCGGCCACTGTATGACCATGGGCACGGCTTCGACCATGGCCTCCATGGTGGAAGCGCTGGGGCTCGCGCTTCCTGGCAACGCCGCTGTTCCCGCCGTCGATGCCGAGCGGGCCAGACTGGCGCGGCTGACGGGCCGGCGCATCGTCGGCATGGTCGCCGAAGACCTGCGCCTGTCGAAGATTCTTACACGCGCGGCCTTCGCCAATGCCATCCGCGTCAACGGCGCGGTCGGCGGCTCCACCAATGCGGTGGTACACCTCCTGGCGATCGCCGGCCGCACCGGCACGCCCTTGTCGCTCGACGATTGGGACCAGTTCGGCCGCGACGTGCCGACCATCCTCAACCTGATGCCCTCCGGCCGCTACCTGATGGAGGACTTCTACTATGCCGGCGGCCTGCCGGTTGTCATGAAGGAAATTGCTGATCTCCTCGACCTCGATGCTTTGACAGTCACGGGCAGCAGCGTCGGCGCGAATATCGATGGCGTCGAAAACTTCAACGATGACGTCATCCTGCCGCGCGGCCGGGCGCTGACCGCAAGCGGCGGCATCGCCGTGTTGCGCGGCAACCTCGCGCCGAGCGGCGCCATCGTCAAACCATCGGCGGCAACGCCGGCACTGATGCAGCACCGTGGCCGCGCCGTGGTCTTCGAGACCATCGATCATTACAAGGCGCGTATCGACGATTCGGACCTCGATATAGACGAGAGTTCGATTATGGTTCTGAAGAACTGCGGCCCGAGGGGGTATCCGGGCATGGCCGAGGTCGGCAACATGGCACTGCCGCAAAAACTCCTGAAGAAGGGCGTGCGCGACATGGTGCGGATTTCCGATGCCCGCATGTCCGGCACGGCCTTCGGCACAGTGGTCCTGCATACGGCACCGGAAGCGGCCGTCGGCGGCCCGCTGGCGCTGGTGCGTGATGGGGATTTTATCGAACTCGACGTCGCCGGCCGTCGACTGCATCTCGATGTTGACGATGCCGAACTGGCCCGCAGAAAGGCCGAATGGGTGCCGCCGGTGCCGGAGATGACCCGCGGCTACCAGGGGCTCTATGTCGATCGCGTCATGCAGGCCGATACGGGGGCTGACCTTGATTTTCTCGTCGGTGGCAGCGGCCATGCTGTCCCCCGCGAGAGCCATTGA
- a CDS encoding SDR family oxidoreductase — MAGRLQGKRIVVTGAAQGIGLAIAEVFLAERASLFLIDRDGDLLAAEAERLRATGGKIGHATADITDAEAIERAVAVATREIGWPNALVNNAGANVFFEPLKLSDADWERCFDINLKGAWNCSKAVLPGMIGDGGGVILNIASTHAFTIIPHTFPYPVAKHALLGMTKALGLEYAGQGVRVNALAPGYVRTQKAVEYWDSFPDPVAAEAATMKLHPGGRIATPEEIAKAALFMVSDECPFMNATCLTVDGGMSVLHHP, encoded by the coding sequence ATGGCTGGACGTCTTCAAGGGAAGCGGATCGTCGTCACCGGTGCGGCGCAGGGCATCGGCCTTGCCATCGCGGAAGTCTTCCTTGCCGAAAGGGCGAGCCTCTTCCTGATCGACCGAGACGGCGATCTGCTCGCCGCGGAAGCCGAACGGCTTCGTGCGACGGGTGGCAAGATCGGCCATGCGACAGCTGACATCACGGATGCGGAGGCAATCGAACGGGCAGTCGCCGTGGCAACGCGCGAAATCGGCTGGCCGAACGCGCTGGTCAACAATGCCGGCGCCAACGTCTTCTTCGAGCCGCTGAAGCTATCCGATGCCGACTGGGAGCGCTGCTTCGACATCAACCTCAAGGGTGCCTGGAACTGCAGCAAGGCCGTGCTGCCGGGCATGATCGGAGACGGCGGCGGCGTCATCCTCAACATCGCCTCGACGCACGCCTTCACCATCATCCCGCACACCTTCCCCTATCCGGTCGCCAAGCATGCGCTGCTCGGCATGACCAAGGCGCTCGGCCTCGAATATGCCGGGCAGGGCGTGCGCGTGAACGCGCTGGCGCCCGGCTATGTGCGCACGCAGAAGGCCGTCGAATACTGGGACAGTTTCCCGGATCCCGTCGCCGCGGAGGCGGCAACGATGAAGCTCCATCCGGGCGGGCGCATCGCGACGCCGGAAGAGATCGCCAAGGCCGCGCTCTTCATGGTCTCGGACGAGTGTCCCTTCATGAATGCCACCTGCCTGACGGTCGATGGCGGCATGAGTGTGCTGCACCACCCCTGA
- a CDS encoding FadR/GntR family transcriptional regulator, which yields MQELGEGLGVPEGEGGVRRPRVQKNVTRTIASDICADIFPVGAFLPTENELGTRYGVSRTVIRESLKILESKGLVRGRSRVGTVVCAKDEWNILDQQVLEWIGPRIFELDLLTCVLDARRAIEPFAAEFAAARATVQEVAEIERAWERMRDAEGDLEAFTQADVAFHAGLLKASHNQVFMQLASIIQAALEFSLHASNEAADARDEALEIHKRLVEALRMRDKAAARECSHRMLDLAARDLAIAVRKHPATAER from the coding sequence GTGCAGGAACTGGGTGAAGGTTTGGGCGTGCCCGAAGGCGAGGGCGGCGTGCGCCGTCCGCGCGTGCAGAAGAACGTCACGCGGACGATCGCATCGGATATCTGCGCCGACATCTTCCCGGTCGGCGCCTTCCTGCCGACGGAAAACGAGCTGGGCACGCGCTACGGCGTCAGCCGCACGGTCATCCGGGAATCGCTGAAGATCCTCGAATCCAAGGGGCTTGTGCGGGGGCGTTCGCGTGTCGGTACCGTCGTCTGTGCGAAGGACGAGTGGAACATCCTCGACCAGCAGGTGCTGGAATGGATCGGCCCGCGCATCTTCGAACTCGATCTCCTGACCTGCGTGCTCGACGCGCGTCGCGCCATCGAGCCCTTTGCGGCGGAATTTGCCGCCGCGCGGGCAACGGTGCAGGAGGTGGCGGAAATCGAGCGGGCCTGGGAGCGCATGCGCGACGCCGAGGGCGATCTCGAAGCGTTCACACAGGCCGACGTCGCCTTTCATGCTGGCCTGCTGAAGGCCAGCCATAACCAGGTCTTCATGCAGCTTGCCAGCATCATCCAGGCGGCACTGGAATTTTCACTGCACGCCTCGAATGAGGCGGCGGACGCGCGGGACGAAGCGTTGGAAATCCACAAGCGGCTCGTCGAGGCGCTGCGCATGCGCGACAAGGCGGCGGCGCGCGAATGCTCGCACCGCATGCTTGATCTTGCGGCACGCGATCTGGCGATCGCTGTTCGCAAGCATCCCGCAACCGCTGAACGCTGA
- a CDS encoding arabinose ABC transporter substrate-binding protein, translated as MGFIKAAILAGTVAVFAATSAFAADVKIGFIVKQPEEPWFQDEWKFADVAAKEKGFTLVKIGAEDGEKVQSAIDNLGAQGVQGFIICTPDVKLGPGIVAKAAANDLKLMTVDDRLVNADGSPIEDVAHMGISATKIGEAVGQTIVDEIKKRGWDMKDVGAIRVSYDQLPTAVDRVEGALSVLKAAGFPEANIFDAPQAKTDTEAALNAATVVLNKNAGIKHWVAVGLNDEAVLGAVRATESVGIPADSMIGVGIGGADSAINEFKKPTATGFFGTVIISPKRHGYETALNMYEWVANGKEPEKLILTAGQVALRDNYETVRKDLGIE; from the coding sequence ATGGGCTTTATCAAAGCAGCCATCCTGGCTGGCACCGTCGCCGTGTTCGCGGCCACCTCCGCCTTCGCCGCCGACGTGAAGATCGGCTTCATCGTGAAGCAGCCGGAAGAGCCGTGGTTCCAGGATGAATGGAAGTTCGCCGACGTCGCCGCCAAGGAGAAGGGCTTCACGCTTGTCAAGATCGGCGCGGAAGACGGCGAGAAGGTTCAATCGGCCATCGACAATCTCGGCGCACAGGGCGTCCAGGGCTTCATCATCTGCACGCCGGACGTGAAGCTCGGCCCGGGCATCGTCGCCAAGGCCGCCGCAAACGACCTCAAGCTGATGACCGTCGACGACCGCCTGGTCAATGCCGATGGCAGCCCGATCGAAGACGTCGCCCATATGGGCATCTCGGCCACCAAGATCGGCGAGGCCGTCGGCCAGACGATCGTCGACGAGATCAAGAAGCGCGGCTGGGACATGAAGGACGTCGGCGCGATCCGCGTGTCCTACGACCAGCTGCCGACCGCCGTCGATCGCGTCGAAGGCGCTCTTTCCGTGCTGAAGGCCGCCGGCTTCCCGGAAGCCAACATTTTTGACGCCCCGCAGGCCAAGACCGACACGGAAGCAGCGCTGAACGCCGCAACCGTCGTGCTCAACAAGAATGCCGGCATCAAGCATTGGGTCGCCGTCGGCCTCAATGACGAAGCCGTGCTCGGCGCCGTTCGCGCGACCGAAAGCGTCGGCATTCCCGCCGACAGCATGATCGGCGTGGGCATCGGCGGCGCGGATTCGGCAATCAACGAGTTCAAGAAGCCCACTGCCACCGGCTTCTTCGGCACGGTGATCATCTCGCCGAAGCGCCACGGCTATGAGACCGCGCTCAACATGTATGAGTGGGTCGCCAACGGGAAGGAACCGGAAAAGCTGATCCTGACCGCCGGCCAGGTTGCGCTGCGCGACAACTACGAAACCGTTCGCAAGGATCTCGGCATCGAATAA
- the araG gene encoding L-arabinose ABC transporter ATP-binding protein AraG yields MQDFLEFKAISKGYPGVQALANVSFSVKKGAVHGLMGENGAGKSTLIRVLSGDQSADTGEIRIDGQLQHYRSVRDAFEAGVIVIHQELQLVPELTVAENLWLGRFPGKAGVIDRTRLVGVVKEKLADIGIDIDPTVKVAALSIGERQMVEIAKAVMADARVIALDEPTSSLSSRESEILFALIDRLRAQGKVILYVSHRLDEIFRLCDSLTVLRDGKLAAHHPEIAKVTRDQIIAEMVGREISNIWGFRPRERGAVRLEVKNLAGPKLRTPINVSVRQGEILGFFGLIGAGRSEMARLVYGADSRSQGTVSVDGATVIPDSPSQSIRSGIVLCPEDRKFDGIVQGRNIEENMAISSRRHFSPFGLLQPKKEAELADRFIAKLRVRTPSRKQDIINLSGGNQQKVILGRWLSEQGVKVLIIDEPTRGIDVGAKSEIYEILYELAGQGMAIIVISSELPEVMGITDRIMVMCEGRVAADIERADFDERRILAAALPDVSNASELPNQQVQSR; encoded by the coding sequence ATGCAGGACTTTCTTGAATTCAAGGCGATATCCAAGGGGTATCCCGGCGTGCAGGCGCTCGCCAACGTTTCCTTCTCCGTGAAGAAGGGTGCTGTCCACGGCCTGATGGGCGAAAACGGCGCAGGCAAATCGACCCTCATCCGCGTGCTGTCCGGCGACCAGTCGGCCGATACCGGCGAGATCCGCATCGACGGCCAGTTGCAGCACTACCGCTCGGTGCGTGATGCCTTCGAGGCCGGCGTCATCGTCATCCACCAGGAACTCCAGCTCGTGCCCGAGTTGACGGTCGCCGAAAACCTCTGGCTCGGCCGCTTTCCCGGCAAGGCAGGCGTGATCGACCGCACCCGTCTTGTCGGCGTGGTGAAGGAAAAACTTGCGGATATCGGCATCGACATCGATCCGACCGTCAAGGTCGCGGCACTTTCGATCGGCGAACGCCAGATGGTCGAGATCGCCAAGGCCGTGATGGCCGATGCGCGCGTCATCGCGCTCGACGAACCAACCTCCTCGCTCTCCTCCCGCGAAAGCGAAATCCTTTTCGCCCTGATCGACCGCCTGCGCGCGCAGGGCAAGGTCATCCTCTATGTCTCGCACCGTCTCGACGAAATCTTCCGTCTGTGCGACAGCCTCACCGTGCTGCGCGACGGCAAGCTTGCCGCGCACCATCCGGAAATCGCCAAGGTCACGCGCGACCAGATCATCGCCGAAATGGTTGGCCGCGAAATCTCCAACATCTGGGGTTTTCGCCCACGCGAGCGCGGCGCCGTCCGACTGGAGGTCAAGAACCTCGCCGGGCCAAAACTGCGTACGCCGATCAATGTTTCCGTGCGCCAGGGTGAAATCCTCGGCTTCTTCGGCCTCATCGGTGCCGGGCGCAGCGAAATGGCGCGCCTCGTCTATGGCGCGGACAGTCGCTCGCAGGGCACCGTCAGTGTCGATGGGGCAACCGTCATACCCGACAGCCCGTCGCAGTCGATCCGCTCCGGCATCGTGCTTTGCCCGGAAGACCGAAAATTCGACGGTATCGTTCAGGGGCGCAACATCGAGGAGAACATGGCGATCTCCTCGCGCCGCCACTTCTCCCCTTTCGGCCTTCTCCAGCCGAAGAAAGAGGCGGAGCTTGCCGACCGCTTCATCGCGAAACTTCGCGTTCGCACGCCGTCGCGCAAACAGGACATCATCAACCTCTCCGGTGGCAACCAGCAGAAGGTCATTCTCGGCCGCTGGCTTTCCGAACAGGGCGTAAAAGTCCTCATCATCGATGAGCCGACACGCGGCATCGATGTCGGCGCCAAGTCGGAAATCTACGAAATCCTCTACGAGCTCGCCGGCCAGGGCATGGCGATCATCGTCATCTCCAGCGAACTGCCGGAGGTAATGGGCATCACCGACCGCATCATGGTGATGTGCGAGGGCCGGGTTGCGGCCGATATCGAACGGGCCGATTTCGACGAGCGCCGCATCCTCGCCGCCGCGCTTCCCGATGTGTCCAATGCCAGCGAACTCCCCAACCAGCAGGTCCAGTCGCGATGA
- the araH gene encoding L-arabinose ABC transporter permease AraH, translated as MTSLKKLLLGEQGLVVIFAIAFAIVALTVPNFLTERNMLGLLQSVVTIGIVACTMMFCLASRDFDLSVGSTVAFSGMVAVMASNASGSILVGLIAALICGGGVGLVNGVVIARFRINALITTLATMQIVRGLALIASDGRAVGINDPGFYQLALSKFLGIPTPIWVMTAFFIVFGFVLNRTVFGKNTLAIGGNPEASRLAGVNVSNMRIWIFALQGLVCAVAGVLLASRITSGQPNAATGLELSVISACVLGGVSLAGGRAAMTGVIVGVLIMGIAENVMNLLNIQAFYQYVVRGLILLLAVLLDNLRSAAAGRHV; from the coding sequence ATGACGTCTTTGAAAAAACTCCTCCTCGGCGAGCAAGGCCTCGTGGTCATTTTCGCCATCGCCTTTGCCATCGTGGCGCTGACGGTCCCCAACTTCCTGACCGAGCGCAACATGCTCGGCCTGCTGCAATCGGTCGTCACCATCGGCATCGTAGCCTGCACGATGATGTTCTGCCTCGCCTCGCGTGATTTCGACCTCTCGGTCGGCTCCACCGTCGCCTTTTCCGGCATGGTCGCCGTCATGGCCTCGAACGCCTCGGGCTCGATCCTCGTCGGCCTCATTGCCGCGCTCATCTGCGGTGGCGGCGTCGGCCTCGTCAACGGCGTGGTGATCGCCCGCTTCCGCATCAACGCACTGATCACGACGCTCGCCACCATGCAGATCGTGCGCGGCCTCGCGCTGATCGCCTCGGACGGCCGCGCCGTCGGCATCAACGATCCGGGCTTCTACCAGCTTGCGCTCTCGAAATTCCTCGGCATTCCGACGCCGATCTGGGTCATGACCGCCTTCTTCATCGTCTTCGGTTTTGTTTTGAACCGCACCGTCTTCGGCAAGAACACGCTGGCGATCGGCGGCAACCCGGAAGCCTCGCGCCTTGCCGGCGTCAACGTCTCCAACATGCGCATCTGGATCTTCGCGCTGCAGGGCCTCGTCTGCGCCGTTGCCGGCGTGCTGCTCGCCTCGCGCATCACCTCGGGCCAGCCGAATGCCGCGACGGGCCTCGAACTCTCGGTCATCTCGGCCTGCGTGCTCGGCGGTGTGTCGCTTGCCGGCGGCCGGGCGGCGATGACAGGCGTCATCGTCGGCGTGCTGATCATGGGCATTGCCGAAAACGTCATGAACCTGCTCAACATCCAGGCCTTTTACCAATATGTCGTGCGCGGCCTGATCCTGCTTCTCGCCGTGTTGCTCGACAACTTGCGCTCGGCCGCCGCCGGCCGGCACGTCTGA
- a CDS encoding aldose 1-epimerase produces MTKDIILLEKGGLAVEVSPLGGAILSARWHGTPILAPTPSPGLASQVLGREACFPLVPFGNRIEDNGFRFGGRNYRLSPRTADPLVLHGDGWLERWSTLRQNRQEIVFRYAQEASATTPFAYEVTQTIAIDEDRLSLSLTVTNWANHALPYGLGFHPYFPRTPETRLFAEAANHWSEQENHLPGSPGPVLPDMNFASGARLPAYWLNNAFGGWNGKATIEWPETGIALSIDADSIFKHFVLYSPSAESGFFCFEPMTHLPNAHHQQKSGGLNTLARGEQLAVQVVLLCRRVSP; encoded by the coding sequence GTGACGAAGGATATCATCCTTCTCGAAAAGGGCGGGCTCGCTGTCGAAGTGAGCCCACTCGGCGGCGCCATCCTTTCGGCCCGCTGGCATGGCACCCCCATCCTCGCCCCGACGCCCTCGCCCGGCCTCGCTTCGCAGGTACTCGGCCGGGAAGCCTGTTTTCCCCTCGTCCCGTTCGGCAATCGCATCGAGGACAACGGTTTCCGCTTCGGCGGTCGAAACTACAGGCTCTCACCCCGCACGGCCGATCCGCTCGTCCTGCACGGCGATGGATGGCTTGAGCGCTGGTCGACCCTCCGGCAGAATCGCCAGGAGATCGTGTTTCGCTATGCGCAGGAGGCGAGCGCCACAACACCCTTCGCCTACGAGGTGACCCAGACCATCGCCATTGACGAGGATCGCCTGAGCTTGTCCTTGACGGTCACAAACTGGGCAAACCATGCGCTTCCCTACGGCTTGGGCTTCCACCCCTACTTCCCGCGCACGCCGGAAACGCGCCTTTTCGCAGAGGCCGCAAACCACTGGAGCGAGCAAGAAAATCATTTGCCGGGCAGTCCCGGCCCGGTTCTGCCAGACATGAACTTTGCATCCGGCGCCCGGCTTCCTGCGTACTGGCTAAACAACGCATTCGGCGGATGGAACGGCAAGGCAACCATCGAATGGCCGGAAACGGGAATTGCGCTTTCCATCGACGCTGACAGCATCTTCAAGCATTTCGTGCTCTATTCGCCATCGGCAGAAAGCGGTTTCTTCTGCTTCGAACCGATGACCCACCTTCCCAACGCCCATCACCAACAGAAAAGTGGCGGGCTCAATACGCTCGCACGCGGGGAACAGCTTGCAGTACAGGTCGTCCTTCTCTGCCGGAGAGTTTCCCCCTAA
- the pseC gene encoding UDP-4-amino-4,6-dideoxy-N-acetyl-beta-L-altrosamine transaminase, translated as MSGRIPYGRQDINDADVAAVIETLQSDFLTQGPAVPRFEAAVAEYCGVRHALAVNSATSALHIACAALGLGPGDLLWTSSITFVASANCGRYLGADVDFVDIDPVTFNLCPERLEAKLKQAKVDGRLPKIVIPVHMAGQSCDMEAIAALSREFGFKIVEDASHAVGGKYKGTPVGRCEFSDITVFSFHPVKIITTAEGGMVTTNDDELAAKMALLRSHGITRAPDLMSKVPDGPWYYEQQGLGFNYRLTDLQAALGASQMARLDAFVAARHALAARYDALLSDIPVVTPYRRNDTYSAFHLYIIRVPDVAGSPNRKAVFDVMTAHNIGVNVHYIPVHTQPYWREHGHVDTHLPETEHYYREALTLPLYPNLTHDEQRYIVDTLRGALQR; from the coding sequence ATGAGCGGTCGCATCCCGTATGGCCGCCAGGACATCAATGATGCTGACGTGGCAGCAGTCATTGAGACCCTCCAGTCGGATTTTCTGACGCAGGGGCCAGCTGTGCCTCGTTTCGAGGCGGCGGTCGCTGAGTATTGTGGCGTGCGGCATGCGCTGGCGGTCAATAGCGCGACTTCGGCGCTACACATCGCCTGCGCAGCCCTGGGCCTTGGTCCTGGCGATTTGCTGTGGACGTCGTCCATTACCTTTGTGGCGTCCGCGAACTGCGGCCGCTATCTTGGGGCTGACGTCGATTTCGTAGACATCGACCCCGTAACGTTCAACCTTTGCCCGGAACGTTTGGAGGCCAAACTCAAGCAGGCCAAGGTCGATGGCAGGCTTCCCAAGATTGTCATCCCGGTTCATATGGCGGGACAGTCCTGCGACATGGAAGCGATTGCAGCGTTGTCTCGCGAATTCGGCTTCAAAATCGTTGAGGACGCGTCGCACGCCGTTGGCGGAAAGTACAAGGGCACGCCTGTCGGGAGATGTGAGTTTTCGGACATCACAGTTTTCAGCTTTCATCCTGTAAAAATCATCACCACCGCCGAAGGCGGCATGGTGACGACCAACGATGATGAGCTAGCTGCAAAAATGGCTTTGCTACGTAGCCACGGCATCACAAGGGCACCGGATCTTATGTCCAAGGTCCCGGACGGCCCATGGTACTACGAGCAGCAAGGCCTAGGTTTCAACTATCGATTGACGGATCTTCAGGCGGCACTTGGGGCAAGCCAGATGGCACGTCTCGATGCTTTCGTCGCAGCGCGTCACGCTCTTGCCGCCCGCTACGACGCCTTGCTGAGCGACATTCCCGTCGTGACACCGTACCGCCGAAACGACACCTATTCTGCTTTTCACCTCTATATCATTCGTGTCCCGGACGTAGCCGGCTCTCCAAACAGGAAAGCGGTTTTTGACGTAATGACAGCTCACAATATTGGTGTGAATGTTCATTACATTCCAGTTCATACGCAGCCTTACTGGCGGGAACATGGTCACGTCGATACTCATCTTCCAGAGACGGAACACTATTATAGGGAAGCCTTGACGCTTCCCCTATACCCAAACCTCACGCACGACGAGCAACGCTACATCGTCGATACCCTGCGTGGTGCGTTGCAGCGGTGA
- the pseB gene encoding UDP-N-acetylglucosamine 4,6-dehydratase (inverting) yields MLNNSTILITGGTGSFGNTFVPMTLEKFNPKRLIIYSRDEMKQWEMAQKYGHDKRVRFFIGDVRDRERLYRALDGVDYVVHAAATKIVPTAEYNPFECVKTNINGAMNLIDACIDRGIKRVVALSTDKASSPINLYGATKLASDKLFIAGNSYAGSHETRFAVVRYGNVMGSRGSVIPFFMSVRDSGELPITDERMTRFMITLEQGVELVWHAFDDMVGGEIYVKRIPSMKVTDVAMTVAPDAQHKIVGIRPGEKLHEQMIGLEDAEYTYEYDSYYKILPAIHNWHISEERIKVGKKVAPDFAYTSDNNTEWMSSSELGVWIEANSHKIGKI; encoded by the coding sequence ATGCTCAATAATAGTACAATTCTGATAACCGGCGGAACAGGTTCGTTTGGCAACACGTTTGTGCCGATGACTCTGGAGAAATTCAACCCAAAGCGACTGATCATCTACTCCCGAGATGAGATGAAGCAGTGGGAAATGGCGCAGAAATACGGCCATGACAAGCGTGTGCGCTTCTTCATCGGTGACGTGCGTGATCGCGAGCGACTTTACCGCGCCCTCGACGGCGTTGATTACGTTGTTCATGCTGCGGCGACGAAAATCGTGCCAACCGCCGAGTACAATCCATTCGAATGCGTCAAGACGAACATTAACGGCGCAATGAATTTGATTGACGCCTGCATTGATCGTGGCATCAAGCGCGTCGTTGCTTTGTCCACCGATAAGGCAAGCAGCCCGATAAATCTTTACGGTGCTACCAAGCTCGCGTCTGACAAGTTGTTTATCGCCGGGAATTCCTATGCGGGCAGCCACGAAACGCGATTTGCCGTCGTTCGCTATGGGAACGTGATGGGCTCGCGCGGCTCAGTCATTCCGTTCTTCATGTCTGTTCGGGATTCAGGTGAACTTCCGATTACCGATGAGCGGATGACACGTTTTATGATCACTCTGGAGCAGGGTGTGGAGTTGGTCTGGCACGCGTTCGACGACATGGTCGGCGGCGAGATCTACGTGAAGCGTATTCCGTCCATGAAGGTTACGGACGTTGCGATGACCGTTGCCCCCGATGCTCAACACAAGATCGTCGGCATCCGGCCTGGTGAAAAACTGCATGAGCAGATGATCGGTCTTGAGGATGCTGAATACACCTACGAATACGATAGCTATTACAAAATTCTGCCGGCAATTCACAACTGGCATATTTCCGAAGAGCGGATCAAGGTCGGCAAGAAGGTTGCGCCTGACTTCGCTTACACGAGCGACAACAACACTGAATGGATGAGTTCCAGTGAGCTCGGGGTATGGATAGAAGCAAACAGCCACAAGATTGGAAAAATATGA